One window of Labilithrix sp. genomic DNA carries:
- a CDS encoding class I SAM-dependent methyltransferase, producing MKTPARFSKPALRLQPTTLWDYPSQHYGEGTQGDARFVGATPSYVIWNLVERYTKKGDLVVDPFCGSGTTLDVAKDTERRGRGFDLSPQRADIERADARKLPLENASVDLVFMDPPYGDHIRYSNERECIGKLSAYDPAYYRAMHRAVREAARVLRPGGVFGLYVCDYFEKKKGFAPVGFQLFMSVAESFEILDVVSVTRHNKTLEMGNYRKAAEEGNFFLRGFNYLFIGRRPEAAASKRRR from the coding sequence ATGAAGACCCCCGCCCGCTTCTCCAAGCCCGCGCTCCGACTCCAGCCGACCACGTTATGGGATTATCCCTCGCAGCACTACGGCGAAGGGACGCAGGGCGACGCCCGCTTCGTCGGCGCGACGCCATCGTACGTGATCTGGAACCTCGTCGAGCGCTACACGAAAAAAGGCGACCTCGTCGTCGATCCGTTCTGCGGCTCGGGGACGACGCTCGACGTCGCGAAGGACACCGAGCGGCGCGGGCGCGGGTTCGACCTGTCGCCCCAGCGCGCGGACATCGAGCGCGCCGACGCGCGGAAGCTGCCGCTCGAGAACGCCTCCGTCGACCTCGTCTTCATGGATCCGCCGTACGGCGACCATATTCGCTATTCGAACGAGCGCGAGTGCATCGGGAAGCTCTCCGCCTACGATCCCGCGTATTACCGCGCGATGCACCGCGCCGTCCGCGAGGCCGCGCGCGTGCTCCGCCCCGGCGGCGTCTTTGGCCTCTACGTCTGCGACTACTTCGAAAAGAAGAAGGGATTCGCGCCGGTCGGCTTTCAGCTCTTCATGAGCGTCGCGGAGTCGTTCGAGATCCTCGACGTCGTGAGCGTCACCCGTCACAACAAGACGCTCGAGATGGGGAATTACCGGAAGGCGGCCGAGGAAGGGAACTTCTTCCTCCGCGGCTTCAATTACCTGTTCATCGGGCGCCGGCCCGAGGCCGCCGCGTCGAAGAGGAGGCGATAA
- a CDS encoding cupin domain-containing protein, with protein MLGGLSPARFLREYWQKKPLLVRQAFPAFADPLTPEELAGLACEDGVESRIVRGKGRRWDVAWGPHPESRFIELPDREWTLLVQEVNRWVPDAALLLDAFSWIPNVRVDDVMVSYAERGGSVGPHLDSYDVFLVQGRGERRWQWGSKPAEDRTFVPGLVLRILADPVLDRDEVLRPGDMLYLPPGFAHHGIAESPCLTYSIGFRAPSAAEAWTSFAAAAASRPGAAELLADPPLAPAREPGAIPPALLARARAMIRSLDLSDDAIDRWFAAHTTRLKPGHTLEAPRTAPDAKKILARLAKKNATLVRSEEGRWAFLPAARGALRLYVAGEEIAVPREASALAKLLCRARRHDGASVLAAAKNAAARALLERLFAIGALSFGAIRR; from the coding sequence GTGCTCGGAGGACTCTCGCCCGCCCGCTTCCTGCGCGAATACTGGCAGAAGAAGCCGCTCCTCGTCCGCCAGGCGTTCCCCGCCTTCGCCGATCCGCTCACGCCGGAGGAGCTCGCCGGCCTCGCGTGCGAAGACGGCGTGGAGTCGCGCATCGTGCGCGGCAAGGGCCGCCGCTGGGACGTCGCGTGGGGACCTCACCCCGAGTCCCGCTTCATCGAGCTCCCCGATCGCGAGTGGACGCTCCTCGTGCAAGAGGTCAACCGCTGGGTCCCCGACGCGGCGCTCCTCCTCGACGCGTTCTCGTGGATCCCGAACGTGCGCGTCGACGACGTGATGGTGAGCTACGCGGAGCGCGGCGGCAGCGTCGGTCCGCACCTCGACAGCTACGACGTGTTCCTCGTGCAAGGCCGCGGGGAGCGGCGGTGGCAGTGGGGCTCGAAGCCGGCCGAGGACCGCACCTTCGTGCCCGGGCTCGTGCTCCGCATCCTCGCCGACCCGGTGCTCGATCGCGACGAGGTGCTCCGCCCCGGCGACATGCTCTACCTCCCGCCCGGCTTCGCGCATCACGGCATCGCGGAGTCGCCGTGCCTGACGTACTCGATCGGCTTCCGCGCCCCGAGCGCGGCCGAGGCGTGGACCTCCTTCGCCGCCGCCGCCGCGAGCCGCCCCGGGGCGGCTGAGCTCCTCGCCGATCCGCCGCTCGCGCCCGCGCGCGAGCCGGGCGCGATCCCGCCTGCGCTCCTCGCCCGCGCGCGCGCGATGATCCGTTCGCTCGATCTCTCCGACGACGCGATCGATCGCTGGTTCGCCGCGCACACGACGCGGCTCAAGCCGGGCCACACGCTCGAGGCTCCGCGGACGGCGCCGGACGCGAAGAAGATCCTGGCGCGGCTCGCGAAGAAGAACGCGACGCTGGTGCGCTCGGAGGAGGGGCGCTGGGCGTTCTTGCCCGCCGCGCGCGGCGCGCTCCGGCTCTACGTCGCGGGCGAGGAGATCGCCGTCCCGCGCGAGGCGAGCGCGCTCGCGAAGCTCCTCTGCCGCGCGCGCCGGCACGACGGCGCGAGCGTCCTCGCGGCGGCGAAGAACGCGGCGGCGCGCGCGCTGCTCGAGCGCCTCTTCGCGATCGGCGCGCTGTCGTTCGGCGCGATCAGAAGGTGA